The following are encoded together in the Kribbella sp. CA-293567 genome:
- the sufD gene encoding Fe-S cluster assembly protein SufD, with protein MSATETLVATGNQAHSHGPGSPVPLQARSERTTSYDVADFPVPNGREEEWRFTPIKALKALFADEAGTETPKIDARGPEGVVIESLAADAVKALTPQDRIAAVAWAHADGATAVRIPVEAELSEPVHVNVASLGGRGYGHLVIEAGRHSRATVIIDHTGSGEYGANVEIVVGDGADLRVVSIQQGDSESVHVGQHDAVVGRDAKLSHVAVTLGGKIVRLSTNVRYAGPGGDAELLGVYFAESGQHHENRLFVDHEAINCKSNVLYKGALAGDDARSVWIGDVLIRAAAEGTNTYELNRNLVLTDGARADSVPNLEIETGEIEGAGHASATGRFDDEQLFYLQARGIPEDVARRLVVSGFFNDIIGRIGVTEVVEHLHEAIEQKLARTAELSAAAKA; from the coding sequence ATGTCAGCCACCGAAACCCTGGTCGCCACCGGCAACCAGGCGCACTCCCACGGGCCGGGCTCCCCGGTGCCGTTGCAGGCCCGGAGCGAGCGGACCACGTCGTACGACGTGGCCGACTTCCCGGTGCCGAACGGCCGTGAAGAGGAGTGGCGCTTCACCCCGATCAAGGCCCTCAAGGCGCTGTTCGCCGACGAGGCCGGTACCGAGACCCCGAAGATCGACGCGCGCGGCCCCGAAGGCGTCGTGATCGAGAGCCTCGCCGCCGACGCGGTCAAGGCGCTCACCCCGCAGGACCGGATCGCGGCCGTCGCCTGGGCGCACGCCGACGGCGCGACCGCCGTCCGGATCCCGGTCGAGGCCGAGCTGTCCGAGCCGGTGCACGTGAACGTCGCGAGCCTGGGCGGCCGTGGCTACGGTCACCTGGTGATCGAGGCCGGCCGGCACAGCCGGGCGACCGTGATCATCGACCACACCGGCAGCGGCGAGTACGGCGCCAACGTCGAGATCGTCGTCGGTGACGGCGCCGACCTGCGGGTCGTCTCGATCCAGCAGGGCGACTCCGAGTCGGTCCACGTCGGCCAGCACGACGCCGTGGTCGGCCGCGACGCCAAGCTCAGCCACGTCGCCGTCACCCTCGGCGGCAAGATCGTCCGGCTCTCCACCAACGTCCGGTACGCCGGTCCCGGTGGCGACGCCGAACTGCTCGGGGTGTACTTCGCCGAGTCCGGTCAGCACCACGAGAACCGGCTCTTCGTCGACCACGAGGCGATCAACTGCAAGAGCAACGTGCTCTACAAGGGCGCGCTCGCCGGTGACGACGCCCGCTCGGTCTGGATCGGCGACGTGCTGATCCGCGCGGCGGCCGAGGGCACCAACACCTACGAGCTCAACCGCAACCTGGTGCTCACCGACGGCGCCCGCGCCGACTCGGTGCCGAACCTGGAGATCGAGACCGGCGAGATCGAAGGAGCCGGCCACGCGTCGGCGACCGGCCGGTTCGACGACGAGCAGCTGTTCTACCTGCAGGCCCGCGGCATCCCCGAGGACGTGGCCCGGCGACTGGTGGTGTCCGGCTTCTTCAACGACATCATCGGCCGGATCGGCGTCACCGAGGTGGTCGAGCACCTGCACGAGGCGATCGAGCAGAAGCTGGCCCGGACGGCCGAGCTGAGCGCGGCGGCCAAGGCCTGA
- a CDS encoding cysteine desulfurase, with amino-acid sequence MTDARTFSSPLDLNSVRADFPILARELANGFPLIYLDSANSSQKPAQVVKAIEEHYLLHNANVARAMHQLGAEATAAYEGGRDQVAAFIGAANRDEIVFTKNASEALNLAAYSLGAALKPGDEVLISEMEHHSNIVPWQLACERTGATLKWFGVTDEGRLDLSNIEELLTERTKVVSLTWVSNALGTINPIREIAAKAHAVGATVVVDASQAVPQFPVDVSTLGADLLAFTGHKTVGPTGIGVLWGRYDLLAQLPPFLGGGEMIEVVRMTGSTYAPPPARFEAGTPPIAQAVGLGAALNYLAGIGMDKVAAHEQAITAYALEGLQTVPGLKILGPTDNVDRGGAISFELAGVHPHDISTVLDTRGIAVRAGHHCARPVHERFGMQSSTRASFYLYTTPGEIDALVDGLGFVRSFFKVD; translated from the coding sequence ATGACGGACGCCCGGACCTTCAGCAGTCCGCTGGACCTGAACTCGGTCCGGGCGGACTTCCCGATCCTCGCGCGGGAGCTGGCGAACGGCTTCCCGCTGATCTACCTCGACTCGGCGAACTCCTCGCAGAAGCCGGCCCAGGTGGTCAAGGCGATCGAGGAGCACTACCTGCTGCACAACGCCAACGTCGCCCGCGCCATGCACCAGCTCGGCGCGGAGGCGACGGCGGCGTACGAGGGCGGCCGGGACCAGGTCGCGGCCTTCATCGGCGCGGCCAACCGTGATGAGATCGTCTTCACCAAGAACGCCTCCGAGGCGCTCAACCTGGCCGCCTACAGCCTCGGGGCCGCGCTGAAGCCGGGGGACGAGGTGCTCATCAGCGAGATGGAGCACCACAGCAACATCGTCCCGTGGCAGCTGGCCTGCGAGCGGACCGGCGCGACGCTGAAGTGGTTCGGCGTCACCGACGAGGGCCGCCTCGACCTGAGCAACATCGAGGAACTGCTGACCGAGCGCACCAAGGTGGTCTCGCTGACCTGGGTCTCGAACGCGCTCGGCACGATCAACCCGATCAGGGAGATCGCCGCGAAGGCCCACGCGGTCGGCGCGACGGTCGTGGTCGACGCCTCCCAGGCGGTGCCGCAGTTCCCGGTCGACGTCTCCACGCTGGGCGCGGACCTGCTGGCCTTCACCGGTCACAAGACCGTCGGCCCGACCGGCATCGGGGTGCTCTGGGGCCGCTACGACCTGCTCGCTCAGCTGCCGCCGTTCCTCGGCGGGGGCGAGATGATCGAGGTCGTCCGGATGACCGGCTCGACCTACGCCCCGCCGCCGGCCCGGTTCGAGGCCGGTACGCCGCCGATCGCGCAGGCGGTCGGGCTCGGCGCGGCCCTGAACTACCTGGCCGGGATCGGGATGGACAAGGTGGCGGCCCACGAGCAGGCGATCACGGCGTACGCGCTGGAAGGCCTGCAGACCGTGCCGGGGCTGAAGATCCTCGGTCCGACCGACAACGTCGACCGGGGTGGCGCGATCAGCTTCGAACTGGCCGGTGTGCACCCGCACGACATCTCCACCGTGCTGGACACCCGGGGTATCGCGGTCCGCGCCGGGCACCACTGCGCGCGCCCGGTGCACGAGCGGTTCGGAATGCAGTCGTCGACCAGAGCGTCTTTCTACCTGTACACGACGCCCGGCGAGATCGACGCGCTCGTCGACGGCCTCGGCTTCGTCCGTTCGTTCTTCAAGGTGGACTGA
- the sufB gene encoding Fe-S cluster assembly protein SufB, producing MTQTAHPELDGLGTYKFGWSDSDAAGSIAKRGLSTDVVRGISTLKNEPEWMLDLRMKGLKLFDRKPMPSWGADLSGIDFDNIKYFVRSTEKQATSWEELPEDIKNTYDRLGIPEAEKQRLVAGVAAQYESEVVYHQIREDLEEQGVIFVDTDTGLREYPELFQEYFGSVIPVGDNKFAALNTAVWSGGSFIYVPKGVKVDIPLQAYFRINTENMGQFERTLIIVDEDAYVHYVEGCTAPIYKSDSLHSAVVEIIVKKGARCRYTTIQNWSNNVYNLVTKRATCEAGATMEWIDGNIGSKVTMKYPAVYLMGEHAKGETLSVAFAGEGQHQDAGSKMVHNAPYTSSSIVSKSVARGGGRTSYRGLVEVAPGAHHSKSTVRCDALLVDTISRSDTYPYVDVREDDVAMGHEATVSKVSDDQLFYLMSRGMAEDEAMAMIVRGFIEPIARELPMEYALELNRLIELQMEGAVG from the coding sequence ATGACGCAAACCGCTCACCCCGAGCTCGACGGGCTCGGCACGTACAAGTTCGGCTGGTCCGACAGTGACGCTGCCGGCTCGATCGCCAAGCGTGGCCTCAGCACCGACGTGGTGCGCGGCATCTCCACGCTGAAGAACGAGCCGGAGTGGATGCTGGACCTGCGGATGAAGGGCCTGAAGCTCTTCGACCGCAAGCCGATGCCGTCGTGGGGTGCCGACCTGTCCGGCATCGACTTCGACAACATCAAGTACTTCGTCCGCTCCACCGAGAAGCAGGCGACCAGCTGGGAAGAACTGCCCGAGGACATCAAGAACACCTACGACCGGCTCGGCATCCCGGAGGCGGAGAAGCAGCGCCTGGTCGCCGGCGTCGCCGCGCAGTACGAGTCCGAGGTCGTCTACCACCAGATCCGCGAGGACCTGGAGGAGCAGGGCGTCATCTTCGTCGACACCGACACCGGCCTGCGCGAGTACCCGGAGCTGTTCCAGGAGTACTTCGGCTCCGTCATCCCGGTCGGCGACAACAAGTTCGCCGCGCTGAACACGGCGGTCTGGTCCGGCGGCTCGTTCATCTACGTGCCCAAGGGCGTCAAGGTGGACATCCCGCTGCAGGCCTACTTCCGGATCAACACCGAGAACATGGGCCAGTTCGAGCGGACCCTGATCATCGTCGACGAGGACGCCTACGTCCACTACGTCGAGGGCTGCACCGCGCCGATCTACAAGTCGGACTCGCTGCACTCCGCCGTGGTCGAGATCATCGTGAAGAAGGGCGCCCGTTGCCGCTACACGACGATCCAGAACTGGTCGAACAACGTCTACAACCTGGTCACCAAGCGCGCCACCTGTGAGGCCGGCGCGACGATGGAGTGGATCGACGGCAACATCGGCTCCAAGGTGACGATGAAGTACCCGGCCGTCTACCTGATGGGTGAGCACGCCAAGGGCGAGACCCTGTCGGTCGCGTTCGCGGGCGAGGGCCAGCACCAGGACGCCGGCTCCAAGATGGTGCACAACGCGCCGTACACGTCGAGCTCGATCGTCTCGAAGTCGGTGGCCCGCGGTGGCGGCCGGACCTCGTACCGCGGTCTGGTCGAGGTCGCGCCGGGCGCGCACCACAGCAAGTCCACGGTGCGCTGTGACGCGCTGCTGGTCGACACCATCAGCCGCTCCGACACCTACCCGTACGTCGACGTCCGCGAGGACGACGTCGCGATGGGGCACGAGGCGACCGTCTCCAAGGTCAGCGACGACCAGCTCTTCTACCTGATGAGCCGCGGGATGGCCGAGGACGAGGCGATGGCGATGATCGTCCGCGGCTTCATCGAGCCGATCGCCCGCGAGCTCCCGATGGAGTACGCGCTGGAACTGAACCGACTGATCGAGCTGCAGATGGAAGGGGCCGTCGGCTGA
- a CDS encoding non-heme iron oxygenase ferredoxin subunit: MSDSFERACAVADLSDEGVFAAEVGGVEVAVVKSEGQYFAIRDECSHAQIQLSEGDVGNCEIECWLHGSRFSLKTGEPLSLPAYDPVPVYPVRVDGDDLLVDVKNPLNSAS, translated from the coding sequence ATGAGTGACTCGTTCGAACGCGCCTGCGCCGTCGCCGACCTCTCCGACGAAGGAGTCTTCGCGGCCGAGGTGGGCGGCGTCGAGGTGGCGGTCGTGAAGAGCGAAGGCCAGTACTTCGCGATTCGCGACGAGTGCTCGCACGCGCAGATCCAGCTGTCCGAAGGTGATGTCGGCAACTGCGAGATCGAGTGCTGGCTGCACGGTTCGCGCTTCAGTCTGAAGACCGGCGAGCCGCTCAGCCTGCCGGCCTACGACCCGGTGCCGGTCTACCCGGTCCGCGTCGACGGCGACGATCTGCTGGTCGACGTCAAAAACCCCTTGAACAGCGCCAGTTAA
- the sufU gene encoding Fe-S cluster assembly sulfur transfer protein SufU, whose protein sequence is MQLDSLYQEIILDHYRSPHHAGLTDPYDVEVHHVNPSCGDEVTLRVELDGETVTGVTHASVGCSISQASTSVMTDLVIGKPVAEGMAAYEKFLELMQGRGNVEPDEEVLEDGVAFAGVAQFPARVKCALLGWSAWRDATAQALAKAEANKEGATNV, encoded by the coding sequence ATGCAGCTCGACAGCCTGTACCAAGAGATCATCCTGGATCACTACCGCAGCCCGCACCACGCGGGCCTGACCGACCCGTACGACGTGGAGGTGCACCACGTGAACCCGTCCTGCGGGGACGAGGTCACGCTGCGCGTCGAGCTGGACGGCGAGACGGTGACCGGCGTGACGCACGCGAGCGTCGGCTGCTCGATCAGCCAGGCCTCCACCTCGGTGATGACGGACCTGGTGATCGGCAAGCCGGTCGCCGAGGGGATGGCGGCCTACGAGAAGTTCCTGGAGCTGATGCAGGGCCGCGGGAACGTGGAGCCCGACGAAGAGGTTCTGGAAGACGGCGTCGCCTTCGCGGGTGTCGCGCAGTTCCCGGCAAGAGTGAAGTGCGCGCTGCTGGGCTGGTCGGCCTGGCGCGACGCCACCGCCCAGGCGCTGGCCAAGGCCGAGGCGAACAAAGAAGGAGCCACCAATGTCTGA
- the sufC gene encoding Fe-S cluster assembly ATPase SufC codes for MATLEIRDLHVSVDTENGPKEILRGVDLTIAGGQTHAIMGPNGSGKSTLAYSIAGHPKYNVTSGTVTLDGEDVLEMAVDERARAGLFLAMQYPVEVPGVSVSNFLRTAKTAIDGEAPKLRTWVKDVNKALADLDMDADFGTRNVNEGFSGGEKKRHEIVQLELLDPKIAILDETDSGLDIDALKIVSTGVNRFAEKGDKGVLLITHYTRILRYIKPDFVHVFVDGKVAEEGGPELADELEANGYERFLKTGAKA; via the coding sequence ATGGCGACACTCGAGATCCGCGACCTGCACGTGTCGGTCGACACCGAGAACGGCCCGAAGGAGATCCTGCGCGGCGTCGACCTGACCATCGCCGGTGGTCAGACGCACGCGATCATGGGCCCGAACGGTTCCGGCAAGTCCACGCTGGCGTACTCGATCGCCGGCCACCCGAAGTACAACGTCACCAGCGGCACCGTGACGCTGGACGGCGAGGACGTCCTGGAGATGGCCGTCGACGAGCGCGCCCGGGCCGGCCTGTTCCTGGCCATGCAGTACCCGGTCGAGGTCCCCGGGGTGTCGGTGTCGAACTTCCTGCGCACCGCCAAGACCGCGATCGACGGCGAGGCACCGAAGCTGCGTACCTGGGTCAAGGACGTCAACAAGGCGCTCGCCGACCTGGACATGGACGCCGACTTCGGCACCCGGAACGTGAACGAGGGCTTCTCCGGTGGTGAGAAGAAGCGGCACGAGATCGTCCAGCTGGAGCTGCTCGACCCGAAGATCGCGATCCTGGACGAGACCGACTCCGGCCTGGACATCGACGCGCTGAAGATCGTCTCCACCGGCGTCAACCGGTTCGCCGAGAAGGGTGACAAGGGTGTTCTGCTGATCACCCACTACACCCGGATCCTGCGCTACATCAAGCCGGACTTCGTGCACGTGTTCGTCGACGGCAAGGTCGCCGAAGAGGGCGGCCCGGAACTGGCCGACGAGCTGGAGGCCAACGGCTACGAGCGCTTCCTGAAGACAGGCGCCAAGGCATGA
- a CDS encoding metal-sulfur cluster assembly factor, which produces MSDQTDEKIELPEVDLEAAAAGAGGKTAGTTPVAVEDVTEALKDVVDPELGINVVDLGLIYGVTVDDANTAIIDMTLTSAACPLTDVIEDQTRMSLEGLVNDFRINWVWMPPWGPEKITDDGREQLRALGFNV; this is translated from the coding sequence ATGTCTGACCAGACCGACGAGAAGATCGAGCTGCCCGAGGTCGACCTCGAAGCGGCCGCTGCCGGTGCCGGCGGCAAGACGGCCGGCACCACCCCGGTGGCGGTCGAGGACGTGACCGAGGCGCTCAAGGACGTCGTCGACCCCGAGCTGGGGATCAACGTCGTCGACCTCGGCCTGATCTACGGCGTGACCGTGGACGACGCGAACACCGCGATCATCGACATGACCCTGACGTCGGCGGCCTGCCCGCTGACCGACGTGATCGAGGACCAGACCCGGATGTCGCTGGAGGGCCTGGTCAACGACTTCCGGATCAACTGGGTCTGGATGCCGCCGTGGGGCCCGGAGAAGATCACCGACGACGGCCGCGAGCAGCTGCGCGCCCTCGGCTTCAACGTCTGA